The DNA sequence AATCGAGGAGATTGAACGGCTTCTGGAGCAGTACCCTGACGATTATCTGCTCCTTATCCACGCTGGGGGAGGAGTAACCCTGCCGCACAATCGGTGAGTAGCTCTAATCCCTTCGTCGTTGGCTGGCCAGCCACTCCCAGAGCCCAGGATCACCGTACGCATTCTCCCAGGCTTCCACGTGTCCCGCCTCCGGGTACACCGTGAACCGGACGTCACCGCCTGCGGCCTTGAGAGCATCAACCATTTCTTGCGACATCTCAAGGGGTACGGCCTTGTCTTTTGCCCCATGGAATACCCATGTGGGAACGTTCGCCATCAAGTGTACCTTCTCAGGGTCTCCACCGCCACAGATCGGCACCGCTGCCGCGAAGCGGCCGGGATTGGTATACGCAAGGCGCCATGTACCATAGCCGCCCATGCTGAGACCTGTTACGTACACCCGATTTTCATCGATTCGATACTGCTCTATCACGGCATCCAGGACCACGGTGAGTGCGTCCACTTCCCACCACTGGTCCCTGGGACACAGGGGGGACACCACGACGAATGGGAAGTCCTCACCCTGGGAAATCATATTCGCAGGACCGTGAATCTTCACCCGTTCGAGGTCATTCCCCCGTTCGCCCATACCGTGTAAGAAGAGCAACAGCGGCCACTTCCCATCGCCTTTTTCATAGTCGGGAGGAACGTACAGCAGGTACTGCACCTCCACCGTCTTCCGGATCTCACGCTTGAGATGCAGGGCAACCTGCCGTTGTCCCTGCTCTGGTCCTTGTGTGAAACTGGTTCTGGCAGTCAACAGTATGATCGAAACTGCTGTTACGATATAGCCCATGGTCGCCTCCCTTCCGGGTTTTCGCTGGTTCCCCGCACTCCTGCCAGTGCCGGGCAATTCCACTGACCTTACCGTGACATCACGTAAGAGTCAAGGGGAAATGGCTGAAGAATGAGGGGGGGGATCCTTTCCGATCCCACAATCGAAGGACCTTTCTCTTTTTCTTTCCGGTATACTAAATTTGAACAGCCATGGACGTCGGGATGCGAATACTAATCACAGGATCGTCCGGATACTTGGGTACAGAGCTTTGCCGGAGGAGCGAAAAGGCGGATTCGGTTGCTGAAGTCATCGGAGTTGACCTCGTCAAACCGAGGGAGTCCTTTTCAAAACTCACCTTCTACCAGGAAGACTGCGTCGGCGACCTGTCACATATTTTCGACCACCACAAAATAGACACGGTAGTTCACCTGGTGTTCGTTCTGGATCCAATTCATGACTCAGACAAAATGTACAGGGTAAACGTGAGCAGTCTCGAGAACGTACTCGCTCACATAGAGAAGTATGGAACGAAACGTCTTCTCGTAACGAGTTCCTATACCGCGTATGGTGCTCATCCCGATAATCCCGTCTGGATAACCGAAGACCAACCGTTAAGGGGTAACAAAGACTTTCAATACTCAAGAGACAAAACGATCATAGAAGATCGTTTGAGAGATTTCCAGGCAAGGTCTCCCAAGACAGAGGTGGTCATTGCCCGGCCAGCCCTTGTTGCGGGACCCAATATTTCCAATTTCATTTCACGATACCTGAGCAAACCCATTGTCCCTCTTGTCAAGGATTTGGAAGAAGAGATGCAGTTTCTTCACGAAGATGACGCTTCCGAAGCACTCTTCCAGCTCGCAACAGCAGCTCCTCCCGGTGCATACAATCTAGGTCCCTCCAGTACGGTCCACCCGGCGGAGGCCGCCAGAATTATGGGAGGAAAACCCGTGAGTCTTCGTCCGGGGGTACTGCGGTTTCTCACTGCTCTGGGGTGGACCTTGCGTCTGAAGTTCCTGTCCGAGGCGCCCAAATCGATGATCAGTTTTATGCAATACCCGTGTTCGATAGATGGTACAAAGGTTGAGCGAGAAACCGGTTTTCGATACCGATACTCCTCTTTCGACGCTATCCACACTCTGGCCGAAACTCTCAGGAATCGATAATCATGGGCTCATGGCATCCGCAGATAACCCATTTCCCTATTGCTCTTATCATCAGCGCCTTCTTCTTTCAAATCGTCGCGATGTTGAAATCCTCATGGGTATGCCGGAGTACGCCCTTATGGATACTCGGTTTTGCCATTGTGCCAGCCCTTTTTTCTTTACTCTCTGGGGAACAGGCCGCCCATCTGGCCAGCACAACCCGGAGCCTGGAAGATTCCGCGCAAGCTCTCTTGGCCCGGCACGACGCTTTTGCCACGTTTACCGTCTGGATGTCTCTCGCCGTTCTCGTGTCATGGGTATGGTTCTTCCTGAAATACCCGGGTGACCGCAGGGTCGATACGGCTGCACTCTTTTTTCTGTTTCTCCTTGCCCTCGCCGTTGCCGCAACCGGTTATCTTGGAGGTGAGCTTGTGCTCACATATGGGGTCGGAGTTAAAATGTAGCCGGTAGAGGAAAAACCTTGACTTTCTCGACGATGAAATCTAAAATTCTCGTCGAGCAGCAATTCCAAAGATTCTTTAACCTAAAAAAGGAGACAAACTATGGCTGAAAAAGTCAGGATCGTTCGCGTTCAGAAAGAAAAAGGATACCTGTACTATTTGGGAAAAGATGGCAACGTTTGGCGGTCCAAGATGGCTCGTGCCGGAAAGGGAGGCGGAAATGCCCAGAAGGTGGCCAATGCCGGTGTGACAAGAGAGTCGGGATATCTCTATTTTATTGACAAGGATGGAGATGTGTCCCGCGCCAAGATGGCAAGAGGCCGTTAATTACCTCTCATCCGGATACTCACTGAAAAAGCCCCCTCTTTTGGGGGCTTTTCTTATACGGCCGGGAGTCCATCGTGGAGACCTCCGCTCCGACTCGAGGGAGAATGGGGGACCGCGTGGCAATGATGTTGTGGCGTTCGCCCCCGTGTCGCTCTAAATTGAGGCGTACGGAAGTCTCTACTGCCAGGAAACACAACCATCCGGAAAGGCGTAAGAGGACAAAACGATTGAAAAGTGGTATGAATGCCAATAGATTTGCCGCAATGATCCACTGGGAAGTGGGGAGGATGGCGCCAGCCGCAACTGTTCTTCTCCTGGCCTTGAGCTGCTCTGATTTTGGGCAAGAATCCGAGGAAAAGGCAACGATCGAGGTGCCATCCTCCGTGAGTTTTGGATCCCTCACGGTGGGAGATAGCATGGACACGGCTGTCGTCATATCCAATAGGGGCGATCTCGATCTTGTCATCTATTCTGCGGATCTCTCAGGGCCGGATAAGGGCGATTTCAAGATATTGACACCCCTGGATTCGGTCACCGTGAATCCGAGTAATGACACGTCTTTGGACCTTCGATTTGAGCCCGATTCCCTGGGTGTCAAATCGGCGACACTTACTGTAAACAGCAACGATCCGGATGCTGGAAACGCCACCATCAACGTCTCGGGGATCGCCGTTACTCCCGTTGCCACTGTTACCTTTTCAAATGACGTTCAACCGATTTTCAACAACGACTGTGCCTTCACAGGATGCCACGTTTCCGATCACGTAACTGGGCTGGATCTGACGGAGGGAAACAGCTATTTGCTCCTGGTGAATGTTACTTCGTACGGATATGCCCCGATCCTCCGGGTTAAGCCGTTCGACGCCGATAATTCTGCTCTGTGGAATAAGATTGCTGGTGTTGAGGGTTACGGTGATCGAATGCCGCTGGGCGGAACACCGCTCCCGGAGGCCAAGATCGACCTCATCAGAACATGGATTGAAGAAGGAGCGCAAAACAACTAAATGCCTGGAGTGTTTCGTATCTTTCTGGGAGTGGTCCTTTCCTCCAATCTTGTTTTTTCCATCCCGCGTTTCGCCGTTAAGAACGGTACCACCTGTGCCACGTGCCACGTGAGTCCTACCGGTGCTGGACTTCGAAACCACTACGGTCTCACCATCGTATCCATGGACGAACTACCGATTCAATGGGGCAGGAAATTCACTGACGAAACTTATACAGGTACCGTCGGTGGTCACCTGCAGGCAGGGGCAGATCTGAGGCTTCAACTGTTGATCCATTCGGAGGGAGACACGGTTCGAAAAGCGGCATTTTTCCCCATGCAGGGTGATGTCTATGGTTATCTGACTGTCAGCCGGGCCATTCACGTCTATGCCAAGCTTGACCTGATCCGCGGCTATCCAGAGTTCTGGACGATGCTGGAGTTTTTCTCAGGGGATGGGTACTTCAAAATCGGTCGCAAGATCGCGACTTACGGCCTTCGGCTGGATGATCATACCTCCTTTGTCCGGGGTGGAAATCTCTCCCTGAGGCACACGAAGTCTGATGGTGAAGACTTTTCTAAAGAGGGGATGCCCTTTTCTCCGAGGGTTCAGATGCCTGGGATATTTGAGATGGGTCTGACACTGAGAGATTTGTTCTTGACCGCCAGCATTTCGAATCCCTATGTTTTCGGAGGCGAAACAGGTTTTCAATCCTTCCAGGGCCTTTCTGACAAGAACCTCACGGCCAGGATGGAATACTCCAGATCTCTCGGACCTCTTTCGGGTCTGGCAGGAGCCTCGGTGATGAAAGAAAAAGATCTCCAAATGGCGGGGGCTTTTGGTGGAATTTCTGTAGATCGGTTCACCGTTCTGGGGGAAGTAGATGTAGCCAAGAATTGGGTGGATGGGGGAATCACCTCCCTTGCCTCCTACTGTGAATTCATCGTGGAGCCCATTCAGGGCGTCAATTTAGTGGGTAAGTTTGACTTCTTCGACGAAGATATGGATCTTCTAGGAAATGACCTGACGCGGTATACGGTGGGTCTGGAGATATTTCCCATGGCCTTTTTCGAGGTGAGGGCCCAGGTCCGTCTCACACGTACTTCACAGGGGATGGATCAGCCCGCTCCGGAGTACCTCGTTCAAT is a window from the Candidatus Neomarinimicrobiota bacterium genome containing:
- a CDS encoding prolyl oligopeptidase family serine peptidase; amino-acid sequence: MGYIVTAVSIILLTARTSFTQGPEQGQRQVALHLKREIRKTVEVQYLLYVPPDYEKGDGKWPLLLFLHGMGERGNDLERVKIHGPANMISQGEDFPFVVVSPLCPRDQWWEVDALTVVLDAVIEQYRIDENRVYVTGLSMGGYGTWRLAYTNPGRFAAAVPICGGGDPEKVHLMANVPTWVFHGAKDKAVPLEMSQEMVDALKAAGGDVRFTVYPEAGHVEAWENAYGDPGLWEWLASQRRRD
- a CDS encoding choice-of-anchor D domain-containing protein codes for the protein METSAPTRGRMGDRVAMMLWRSPPCRSKLRRTEVSTARKHNHPERRKRTKRLKSGMNANRFAAMIHWEVGRMAPAATVLLLALSCSDFGQESEEKATIEVPSSVSFGSLTVGDSMDTAVVISNRGDLDLVIYSADLSGPDKGDFKILTPLDSVTVNPSNDTSLDLRFEPDSLGVKSATLTVNSNDPDAGNATINVSGIAVTPVATVTFSNDVQPIFNNDCAFTGCHVSDHVTGLDLTEGNSYLLLVNVTSYGYAPILRVKPFDADNSALWNKIAGVEGYGDRMPLGGTPLPEAKIDLIRTWIEEGAQNN
- a CDS encoding DUF2231 domain-containing protein translates to MGSWHPQITHFPIALIISAFFFQIVAMLKSSWVCRSTPLWILGFAIVPALFSLLSGEQAAHLASTTRSLEDSAQALLARHDAFATFTVWMSLAVLVSWVWFFLKYPGDRRVDTAALFFLFLLALAVAATGYLGGELVLTYGVGVKM
- a CDS encoding NAD-dependent epimerase/dehydratase family protein, which produces MRILITGSSGYLGTELCRRSEKADSVAEVIGVDLVKPRESFSKLTFYQEDCVGDLSHIFDHHKIDTVVHLVFVLDPIHDSDKMYRVNVSSLENVLAHIEKYGTKRLLVTSSYTAYGAHPDNPVWITEDQPLRGNKDFQYSRDKTIIEDRLRDFQARSPKTEVVIARPALVAGPNISNFISRYLSKPIVPLVKDLEEEMQFLHEDDASEALFQLATAAPPGAYNLGPSSTVHPAEAARIMGGKPVSLRPGVLRFLTALGWTLRLKFLSEAPKSMISFMQYPCSIDGTKVERETGFRYRYSSFDAIHTLAETLRNR